In the Drosophila gunungcola strain Sukarami unplaced genomic scaffold, Dgunungcola_SK_2 000001F, whole genome shotgun sequence genome, one interval contains:
- the LOC128262215 gene encoding uncharacterized protein LOC128262215 isoform X1 has protein sequence MMSHQLQQTRRRLGSVSDSAPPSESSEGTGSSSEPRDELILHADWSAHSHSSAQRSSAHGTTSLYNASDIDADTISTDTTSNTNLSDYERGQVESFFGGLGTEIFVSGALANLYEGTGNDGDWRLVFTGIPVILHDKGNSKARAMPRVTLVLAERGSSFALWSDRIDNLSNYRIAGPSFHTMCRSSNHQQMIGFSFDSTDAARELWQHVERLVSDPENIALTVPGNRKQKKQKRVKPAPLPPKSQISHPCQFHHVTSVVKEDSERYYSMQAFGPPNPQQHR, from the exons ATG ATGTCGCATCAACTGCAGCAGACACGTCGCCGCTTGGGATCCGTTAGCGATTCGGCGCCACCCTCGGAGTCCAGTGAGGGCACCGGCTCCTCCTCGGAGCCCAGGGATGAGCTCATCCTGCACGCCGACTGGTCGGCCCACTCGCACTCATCGGCGCAGAGGAGCAGTGCCCATGGAACCACATCCCTGTACAACGCGTCGGACATCGATGCGGACACCATCAGCACGGACACCACGAGCAACACAAATCTCTCGGACTACGAGCGGGGTCAGGTGGAGAGTTTCTTCGGGGGATTGGGCACAGAGATATTCGTGAGCGGCGCCTTGGCCAATCTGTACGAGGGAACCGGAAACGATGGCGACTGGCGTCTGGTATTCACTGGCATTCCGGTGATACTCCACGACAAGGGCAACTCCAAGGCCAGGGCCATGCCCAGAGTGACACTGGTGCTGGCGGAGAGGGGTTCCAGTTTTGCCCTATGGTCGGATCGCATTGACAACCTGTCGAACTACCGGATTGCTGGTCCCTCGTTTCACACCATGTGCCGGTCGAGCAACCACCAGCAGATGATCGGCTTCAGCTTCGATTCGACGGATGCGGCCCGTGAGTTGTGGCAGCATGTGGAGCGTTTGGTCAGCGATCCGGAGAACATAGCCTTGACCGTGCCCGGAAATCGGAAGCAGAAGAAACAGAAGCGCGTTAAGCCGGCCCCGTTGCCCCCGAAATCGCAGATTTCGCATCCGTGCCAGTTCCACCACGTGACCAGTGTGGTGAAGGAGGACAGCGAGCGGTACTACAGCATGCAGGCCTTCGGACCCCCCAATCCCCAGCAGCATCGTTGA
- the LOC128262215 gene encoding uncharacterized protein LOC128262215 isoform X2 yields the protein MSHQLQQTRRRLGSVSDSAPPSESSEGTGSSSEPRDELILHADWSAHSHSSAQRSSAHGTTSLYNASDIDADTISTDTTSNTNLSDYERGQVESFFGGLGTEIFVSGALANLYEGTGNDGDWRLVFTGIPVILHDKGNSKARAMPRVTLVLAERGSSFALWSDRIDNLSNYRIAGPSFHTMCRSSNHQQMIGFSFDSTDAARELWQHVERLVSDPENIALTVPGNRKQKKQKRVKPAPLPPKSQISHPCQFHHVTSVVKEDSERYYSMQAFGPPNPQQHR from the coding sequence ATGTCGCATCAACTGCAGCAGACACGTCGCCGCTTGGGATCCGTTAGCGATTCGGCGCCACCCTCGGAGTCCAGTGAGGGCACCGGCTCCTCCTCGGAGCCCAGGGATGAGCTCATCCTGCACGCCGACTGGTCGGCCCACTCGCACTCATCGGCGCAGAGGAGCAGTGCCCATGGAACCACATCCCTGTACAACGCGTCGGACATCGATGCGGACACCATCAGCACGGACACCACGAGCAACACAAATCTCTCGGACTACGAGCGGGGTCAGGTGGAGAGTTTCTTCGGGGGATTGGGCACAGAGATATTCGTGAGCGGCGCCTTGGCCAATCTGTACGAGGGAACCGGAAACGATGGCGACTGGCGTCTGGTATTCACTGGCATTCCGGTGATACTCCACGACAAGGGCAACTCCAAGGCCAGGGCCATGCCCAGAGTGACACTGGTGCTGGCGGAGAGGGGTTCCAGTTTTGCCCTATGGTCGGATCGCATTGACAACCTGTCGAACTACCGGATTGCTGGTCCCTCGTTTCACACCATGTGCCGGTCGAGCAACCACCAGCAGATGATCGGCTTCAGCTTCGATTCGACGGATGCGGCCCGTGAGTTGTGGCAGCATGTGGAGCGTTTGGTCAGCGATCCGGAGAACATAGCCTTGACCGTGCCCGGAAATCGGAAGCAGAAGAAACAGAAGCGCGTTAAGCCGGCCCCGTTGCCCCCGAAATCGCAGATTTCGCATCCGTGCCAGTTCCACCACGTGACCAGTGTGGTGAAGGAGGACAGCGAGCGGTACTACAGCATGCAGGCCTTCGGACCCCCCAATCCCCAGCAGCATCGTTGA
- the LOC128262199 gene encoding probable cytochrome P450 310a1, producing MWLLLPILLYSVVFLTVRHIYSHWRRRGFPSEKAGITWSFLQKAYRREFRHVEAICEAYQLGRDRLLGIYCFFRPVLLVRNVELAQTILQQSNGHFNELKWDYVKGYRRFNLLEKLAPMFGAKRLSEMFGQVQKVGDHLINHLMEQEQVKGNHLEVDLQQILGVYSINIIGNLIYGVDINNFEQKDHILTSYLSYKQASIQSFTLGRLPQKSSFTYRLRDLIKQNVELREDHGLIRKDILQLLVRFRNGNEVSGDKWQLETNNDPEKLLSIKRLAKVAEDLLKVSLDAVSSTITFTLFEILQEPLIVEKLQAEIKELSNENGQLKFDELDGLKYMEMCLKETVRKYPPLPIIERICRKSYSLPNSKFTIDEGKTLMVPLLAIHRDEKYFSEPMKYKPLRFLQSGSDVGQCKDKTKSNGFIGFGIGGAQCVGQNFAKLVIKVALIKLLQNFHMELDLNIIATLEVSHQPAPFIKTKDGLKVKLKRREIKPKFYG from the exons atgtggctgctcctgcccATTCTACTGTATTCGGTGGTCTTCCTCACCGTACGTCACATTTACAGCCACTGGCGACGCAGGGGATTCCCCTCGGAAAAGGCCGGCATCACATGGAGTTTCCTGCAGAAGGCATACAGGCGGGAATTCCGACACGTGGAAGCCATCTGCGAGGCCTACCAGTTGGGACGGGATCGTCTGCTGGGCATCTACTGCTTCTTCAGGCCCGTCCTTCTAGTGCGAAATGTGGAGCTGGCCCAGACGATTCTGCAGCAATCGAATGGACACTTCAACGAACTCAAGTGGGACTATGTCAAGGGTTATCGACGGTTCAATCTGCTGGAGAAACTGGCACCCATGTTTGGCGCTAAAAGATTGTCCGAGATGTTCGGGCAGGTCCAGAAAGTGGGTGATCATTTGATTAACCACTTGATGGAGCAGGAACAAGTAAAAGGAAATCATTTGGAAGTAGATCTTCAGCAAATATTGGGAGT TTACTCAATCAATATCATTGGCAATCTCATTTACGGCGTGGATATAAACAACTTTGAGCAGAAAGATCACATCTTGACTAGCTACCTGAGTTACAAACAGGCCTCTATTCAATCCTT CACTTTGGGTCGCCTGCCCCAGAAATCCTCGTTTACCTATCGCTTAAGGGAtctcataaaacaaaatgtggAATTGAGAGAAGATCATGGACTGATACGAAAGGATATTTTACAATTACTAGTCAGATTTCGAAATGGCAACGAAGTTAGTGGCGATAAATGGCAGCTGGAAACAAATAATG ATCCTGAAAAGCTTTTGTCTATCAAACGCTTGGCTAAAGTGGCTGAGGATCTTTTAAAGGTATCCCTAGATGCCGTGTCCTCTACCATTACCTTTACACTCTTTGAAATCCTGCAAGAACCTTTAATTGTGGAGAAACTTCAAGCTGAAATCAAGGAACTAAGCAATGAAAATGGGCAGCTTAAGTTTGATGAGCTGGATGGTCTTAAGTATATGGAAATGTGTCTGAAAG aaactGTTCGCAAATACCCACCTTTACCCATTATTGAACGCATTTGCCGTAAAAGCTATTCACTGCCCAACTCAAAATTTACCATAGATGAGGGAAAGACCTTAATGGTTCCTTTGCTGGCCATACACAGAGATGAAAAGTATTTCAGTGAACCGATGAAATATAAACCTCTTCGATTTCTGCAATCTGGAAGTGATGTGGGCCAATGCAAAGATAAAACTAAGAGCAATGGTTTCATAGGTTTTGGTATTGGTGGAGCTCAATGTGTTG GTCAGAACTTTGCCAAGTTGGTAATTAAAGTGGCCCTGATCAAACTTCTGCAAAACTTTCACATGGAATTGGATCTTAACATAATTGCAACCCTCGAGGTTTCACATCAACCAGCTCCCTTTATAAAGACAAAGGATGGACTAAAAGTCAAATTGAAGAGACGCGAAATAAAACCGAAATTCTATGGTTAA